The uncultured Hyphomonas sp. genome includes a region encoding these proteins:
- the pheS gene encoding phenylalanine--tRNA ligase subunit alpha yields the protein MSDITTIEKDALAAVAAAADLETLDAVRVAELGKKGRVSGLMSSLGKMSPEERKENGPKLNALKNRVDDAVKARKAELEAEALEKQLASETLDLTLPPSPGPKAGALHPVMQVFEEVAAIFGDMGFTVAEGPDVEDDWHNFTALNFPEGHPARETHDTFFMKAEEGDTPKVLRTHTSPVQIRTMMEQKPPIRILVPGRVYRNDWDATHTPMFHQVEGLVIEKGTHMGHLKGCLIDFVKAFFEVDTVEARFRPHFFPFTEPSAEMDVKYTRKGETIEIGAGDSWMEILGSGMVHPNVLRNCGIDPNEYQGFAFGMGIDRLAMLKYGMPDLRPYFEADPQWTRHYGFAPWSTPSVSGGLS from the coding sequence TTGTCCGATATCACGACGATCGAAAAAGACGCGCTGGCGGCTGTGGCTGCGGCGGCTGACCTGGAAACGCTGGACGCGGTGCGCGTCGCGGAGCTGGGCAAGAAGGGCAGGGTCTCCGGCCTGATGAGCTCGCTCGGCAAGATGAGCCCGGAAGAGCGCAAGGAAAACGGCCCGAAGCTGAACGCGCTGAAAAACCGCGTCGACGATGCCGTGAAGGCCCGCAAGGCGGAGCTGGAAGCCGAAGCGCTGGAGAAGCAGTTGGCCAGCGAGACGCTGGACCTGACCCTGCCGCCGTCGCCCGGCCCCAAGGCTGGCGCGCTGCACCCGGTCATGCAGGTGTTCGAGGAAGTCGCCGCCATTTTCGGCGACATGGGCTTCACCGTCGCCGAAGGCCCGGATGTCGAAGACGACTGGCACAATTTCACCGCGCTGAACTTCCCGGAAGGCCACCCGGCGCGCGAGACGCACGACACCTTCTTCATGAAGGCTGAGGAAGGCGACACGCCGAAAGTGCTGCGCACGCATACGTCGCCCGTCCAGATCCGCACCATGATGGAGCAGAAGCCGCCGATCCGCATTCTTGTGCCGGGCCGGGTCTACCGGAACGACTGGGACGCGACGCACACGCCGATGTTCCACCAGGTCGAAGGCCTCGTCATCGAGAAGGGCACCCATATGGGGCACCTCAAAGGCTGCCTGATCGACTTCGTGAAAGCCTTCTTCGAAGTCGACACTGTGGAAGCCCGCTTCCGCCCGCACTTCTTTCCGTTCACGGAGCCGTCGGCCGAGATGGACGTGAAATACACCCGCAAGGGCGAGACGATCGAGATCGGCGCAGGTGACAGCTGGATGGAGATTCTCGGCTCCGGCATGGTGCATCCGAACGTGCTGCGCAATTGCGGCATCGACCCGAACGAATACCAGGGCTTCGCCTTCGGCATGGGCATCGACCGCCTGGCCATGCTGAAATACGGCATGCCGGACCTGCGCCCATACTTCGAGGCCGATCCGCAATGGACCCGTCACTACGGCTTCGCGCCGTGGAGCACGCCATCCGTCAGCGGAGGGCTGTCGTGA
- a CDS encoding ASCH domain-containing protein, with translation MTTSPSSSNLPEWTFGDGPELADRLAALIVAGVKTATCSDTGIQPPPVEGERGYLMSGDGRRVAILKTETVTRMKFADMTEELAALEGEGDLSLDYWQSAHRDYFTRNGVFAEDMDVFFETFRLEELLDAGFAAAAPEHLAQERAGAVK, from the coding sequence GTGACGACAAGCCCTTCCTCCTCTAACCTGCCGGAATGGACGTTCGGGGATGGCCCCGAGCTGGCCGACCGTCTTGCGGCGCTGATCGTGGCGGGCGTGAAGACGGCCACCTGCAGCGACACAGGGATCCAGCCGCCCCCGGTTGAGGGTGAGCGCGGCTATCTGATGAGCGGCGATGGCCGCCGGGTTGCGATCCTGAAGACGGAAACGGTCACACGGATGAAGTTCGCCGACATGACCGAAGAGCTGGCCGCGCTGGAAGGCGAGGGCGATCTCAGCCTCGACTACTGGCAAAGCGCGCACCGGGACTATTTCACGCGGAACGGCGTCTTCGCGGAAGACATGGACGTCTTCTTCGAAACCTTCCGTCTGGAAGAATTGCTGGACGCTGGCTTCGCGGCGGCGGCCCCTGAACACCTCGCGCAGGAACGCGCCGGGGCGGTGAAGTAG
- the pheT gene encoding phenylalanine--tRNA ligase subunit beta, translating to MKFTLSWLSDHIASKATLDEILACMQKAGLEVEDVHDPREKLKDFTVCKVIEAEPHPDADKLRVCKVETVDGMKQIVCGAPNARAGMTAIYAPLGTYIPGLDFALDKKPRAIRGIESHGMMCSTKEIEAGEDHDGIADLDGSIPLGTPAAEALGLADPVIDFEVTPNRPDWLGVQGIARDLSAAGAGRFIPHDPKKVSGSFDCPVEIKLEAREACPMFAGALVKGVRNGPSPDWMQQRLKAVGIQPRSLLVDVTNFISLDRARPLHAYDAAKLQGAVSARLGKTGEKLVAIDGKTYDIGEEMCVIADESGVIGLGGVMGGESTAVSAETTDVFVESAWFDPLRTARTGRATGIHSDARYRFERGVDPQSCVEGLNLALALIVEYGGGTVSKANVAGMIPARADKVTFYPADVERLTGLTVKAPEMRRILKDLEFAIEDAGDAWYLMPPSYRFDMEQSADIVEEIARMVGYDQLPTTSLPAPEGGVRAITTPIQARVRTARRVLAARGFLEAVTWSFMSKSNAALFGKTPDSLTVANPVASDLNQMRPSILANLASAAQRAANRGEPGARFFEAGPIYLGDGPDDQRTVVAALVRPVAERHWQGTPKPYDSYAAKADLFAVLEALGQPGDRFQVAAPSQGHWHPGQAAALKLGPKVTVAHFGALHPGVLKQLDVDGPAYGFELNLNALPLMKVKTTKTKSVLERSDLTPIRRDLAFLVDETVPAADIVRFAKGADKQLIDLVEVFDVYQGKGVPDDKKSVAFEITIQPKEKLKDEDIQALTDKIVAAVAKGCGGVLRG from the coding sequence ATGAAATTCACCCTTTCCTGGCTGAGCGACCACATCGCTTCCAAGGCGACGCTGGACGAGATCCTTGCCTGCATGCAGAAGGCCGGCCTCGAGGTCGAGGACGTGCATGACCCGCGCGAGAAGCTGAAGGACTTCACCGTCTGCAAGGTGATCGAAGCCGAGCCGCATCCGGATGCGGACAAGCTGCGCGTGTGCAAGGTGGAAACCGTGGACGGCATGAAGCAGATTGTCTGCGGCGCGCCGAACGCCCGCGCCGGCATGACCGCGATCTATGCGCCGCTTGGCACATACATTCCGGGGCTCGACTTCGCGCTCGACAAGAAGCCGCGCGCCATTCGCGGCATCGAGAGCCACGGCATGATGTGCTCAACCAAGGAAATCGAAGCCGGCGAAGATCATGACGGCATCGCCGACCTCGACGGTTCGATCCCGCTCGGCACGCCGGCAGCCGAAGCCCTTGGCCTTGCCGATCCGGTGATCGATTTCGAAGTGACGCCGAACCGTCCGGACTGGCTGGGCGTGCAGGGCATCGCGCGCGACCTCTCCGCGGCAGGGGCAGGGCGCTTCATCCCGCACGATCCGAAGAAGGTTTCCGGCAGCTTCGACTGCCCGGTCGAGATCAAACTGGAAGCCAGGGAAGCCTGCCCGATGTTCGCGGGCGCACTGGTGAAAGGCGTCAGGAACGGTCCGTCACCGGACTGGATGCAGCAGCGCCTGAAAGCGGTCGGTATCCAGCCGCGCTCGCTTCTGGTGGACGTCACCAATTTCATCTCGCTTGACCGCGCCCGCCCGCTGCACGCCTATGACGCGGCGAAGCTGCAGGGCGCCGTTTCGGCACGCCTCGGCAAGACCGGCGAAAAGCTCGTTGCCATCGACGGCAAGACCTATGACATCGGCGAAGAGATGTGCGTGATCGCCGACGAGAGCGGCGTGATCGGCCTTGGCGGCGTGATGGGCGGCGAGTCGACGGCGGTGTCGGCGGAGACGACGGATGTGTTCGTCGAGAGCGCATGGTTCGATCCGCTGCGCACGGCCCGCACCGGCCGCGCGACCGGCATCCATTCCGATGCGCGCTACCGGTTCGAGCGCGGCGTCGATCCGCAATCCTGTGTCGAGGGGCTGAACCTCGCGCTGGCGCTGATCGTGGAATATGGCGGCGGCACCGTGTCCAAGGCGAATGTCGCGGGCATGATCCCGGCGCGCGCCGACAAGGTGACCTTCTATCCGGCAGACGTCGAGCGCCTGACCGGCCTGACCGTGAAGGCCCCCGAGATGCGCCGTATCCTGAAGGATCTGGAATTTGCCATCGAGGATGCGGGCGATGCCTGGTACCTGATGCCGCCAAGCTACCGGTTCGACATGGAGCAATCCGCCGACATCGTGGAAGAAATCGCCCGCATGGTCGGCTATGACCAGCTGCCGACGACATCTCTGCCCGCGCCGGAAGGCGGTGTCCGCGCGATCACGACGCCGATACAGGCGCGCGTACGGACGGCGCGGCGTGTGCTGGCCGCACGCGGCTTCCTCGAAGCCGTGACCTGGAGCTTCATGTCGAAATCGAATGCGGCCCTGTTCGGCAAGACACCGGACAGCCTGACCGTGGCCAACCCGGTGGCGAGCGACCTGAACCAGATGCGCCCGTCCATTCTGGCGAACCTGGCGAGCGCTGCCCAGCGCGCGGCCAATCGCGGCGAGCCCGGTGCGCGCTTCTTCGAGGCGGGCCCGATCTATCTGGGCGATGGCCCGGACGACCAGCGCACGGTCGTGGCGGCGCTTGTCCGCCCGGTTGCCGAACGCCACTGGCAGGGCACGCCGAAGCCGTACGATTCCTACGCCGCCAAGGCGGACCTGTTCGCCGTGCTCGAAGCGCTCGGCCAGCCGGGCGACCGGTTCCAGGTGGCTGCGCCATCGCAGGGACACTGGCATCCGGGGCAGGCGGCTGCGCTGAAGCTCGGCCCGAAAGTCACGGTCGCGCATTTCGGCGCGCTGCATCCTGGCGTGCTGAAGCAGCTGGACGTGGACGGCCCGGCCTACGGGTTCGAGCTGAACCTGAATGCGCTGCCGCTGATGAAGGTGAAGACCACGAAGACGAAATCCGTGCTCGAACGGTCGGACCTGACGCCGATCCGCCGCGACCTTGCCTTCCTCGTCGACGAGACCGTGCCGGCAGCCGATATCGTGCGGTTCGCCAAGGGCGCCGACAAGCAGCTGATCGATCTGGTGGAAGTGTTCGACGTCTACCAGGGCAAGGGTGTGCCGGACGACAAGAAGTCCGTCGCCTTCGAGATCACGATCCAGCCGAAGGAAAAGCTGAAGGATGAAGACATCCAGGCCCTGACGGACAAGATCGTGGCGGCCGTCGCCAAAGGCTGTGGCGGTGTGCTAAGGGGATAG
- a CDS encoding ion transporter, producing the protein MVVQQLMVQKGLRYKLYAELVPEARLRGISATNIFIVALVLASFLFLALETEPALNSQPGWITVFAVFNVFVVAAFAVEYVLRVLAAGLDPQYAGLSGRLKYMTRFYSIADLLAFLPELIVMVAGFGIPLIALRVLRLFRLIKLARFVPAFDIFGAAVKRAGTQLLTALAMALVLVYISAVALYFIEGVGGEQQESFASIPRAIWWAIATLTTVGYGDVYPVTPLGRMFASVIAIAGIGVVALPAGVFASAFSDELRERQEARAEAATHAYSSQAERTPDGKVPLPGTDGGLED; encoded by the coding sequence ATGGTGGTGCAGCAGCTGATGGTGCAGAAGGGGCTGCGCTACAAGCTCTATGCGGAGCTGGTGCCCGAAGCGCGCCTGCGCGGCATCTCGGCCACCAATATCTTCATCGTTGCGCTGGTCCTGGCGAGCTTCCTGTTCCTGGCACTTGAGACCGAACCGGCCCTGAATTCCCAGCCCGGCTGGATAACGGTGTTCGCCGTTTTCAATGTCTTCGTGGTGGCCGCCTTCGCCGTGGAATATGTGCTGCGGGTCCTCGCGGCGGGGCTGGACCCGCAATATGCCGGGCTGAGCGGGCGCCTGAAATACATGACGCGGTTTTATTCGATCGCGGACCTGCTGGCCTTCCTGCCGGAACTGATCGTGATGGTCGCCGGGTTCGGCATTCCCCTGATCGCGCTGCGCGTGCTGCGTCTGTTCCGGCTGATCAAGCTTGCGCGTTTCGTGCCGGCGTTCGACATTTTCGGCGCCGCGGTGAAGCGGGCCGGCACGCAGCTCCTGACCGCGCTCGCGATGGCGCTGGTGCTTGTCTATATCTCCGCCGTGGCGCTCTACTTCATTGAAGGGGTTGGCGGGGAACAGCAGGAGAGCTTCGCCTCCATCCCGCGGGCAATCTGGTGGGCCATCGCAACGCTGACAACGGTCGGCTATGGCGATGTCTATCCGGTCACGCCGCTTGGCCGGATGTTCGCCTCCGTTATCGCGATTGCAGGCATCGGCGTCGTGGCGCTGCCAGCCGGTGTTTTCGCCAGCGCCTTTTCAGACGAACTGCGCGAGCGGCAGGAGGCCAGGGCCGAGGCGGCGACCCATGCCTATTCCTCACAGGCCGAGCGGACCCCGGACGGGAAGGTGCCCCTGCCGGGCACCGATGGCGGGCTTGAAGACTAG
- a CDS encoding YbaN family protein, with amino-acid sequence MWSWRILGLISFAFGAIGLFLPIWPTTVFWIVAALAFARSNPAWAEWIYARPKIGPPIRIFVETGALSRAGKAAALGGMGLSAVILGAAFWKRPVPLGIGMSIIAFGALFVATRPRAPSDP; translated from the coding sequence ATGTGGAGTTGGCGCATCCTCGGATTGATCTCGTTCGCGTTTGGCGCGATCGGCCTGTTCCTGCCGATCTGGCCGACAACCGTGTTCTGGATTGTTGCTGCGCTGGCCTTCGCCCGGTCCAACCCGGCCTGGGCTGAATGGATCTATGCCCGCCCGAAAATCGGTCCCCCGATCCGCATCTTTGTCGAAACCGGTGCGCTCAGCCGGGCGGGCAAGGCGGCCGCCCTCGGCGGCATGGGCCTGTCGGCCGTCATTCTCGGCGCTGCGTTCTGGAAACGGCCCGTACCGCTCGGCATCGGCATGTCGATCATCGCGTTCGGGGCCCTGTTCGTGGCCACCCGTCCGCGCGCGCCTTCAGACCCCTAA